A stretch of the Streptomyces ortus genome encodes the following:
- a CDS encoding lytic transglycosylase domain-containing protein — MAAQFGRRVVKGAATTAVAALAVAALSASQAPGVTDTPQGRQNANSQPSPDVNADDSATGNSPYYTDLPPLNSPTPSPSASSGIPGGAGNAEAGIPATVLDAYKKAETSLAGSKPGCNLPWQLLAAIGKVESGQARGGNVDANGTTITPILGPVLNGVGFARITDTDGGAYDGDTTHDRAVGPMQFIPSTWEWSGRDGNGDGKKDPNNIYDAALAAGHYLCRFNWDLSDRADLRRAILSYNNSTDYLNTVLSWLEYYRKGTHEVPDGTGSLPSGRSDGSSGNGGASPGPTSPASTPPGKQHQGGGSTKPKPPSTTPPATTPPATTPPASPSPTPTPTETVDHLEDAGTGKLTATAGDTFAEKISARTETKAGKAVAKVRVRFTITGDTDTVFTGGESVATVVTNASGVATAPALKAGEKTGGFKVRATVVGRTVSGLDYAATVTARQADALARTADTALTCVPGGEFADQVEVKATYKGAVADGVAATATLIKAADDATENDKGPYFKDADGKTVRTLAGLKTGKDGLLKLPKLHADDTAGTYLLRITTTGGATLTVELKVAAAAS; from the coding sequence ATGGCGGCGCAATTCGGCAGGCGAGTCGTCAAGGGGGCGGCCACCACCGCCGTGGCCGCACTAGCGGTCGCGGCTCTGTCCGCATCCCAGGCCCCGGGTGTCACGGACACCCCGCAGGGCAGGCAGAACGCCAACTCCCAGCCCTCACCCGATGTGAACGCCGACGACAGCGCGACCGGCAACTCGCCCTATTACACGGACCTCCCGCCGCTCAACAGCCCGACCCCGTCCCCCAGCGCGAGCAGCGGCATCCCGGGCGGGGCGGGGAACGCCGAAGCGGGCATACCCGCGACCGTCCTCGACGCCTACAAGAAGGCCGAGACGTCGCTGGCCGGTTCCAAGCCCGGGTGCAACCTCCCCTGGCAACTCCTCGCGGCCATCGGCAAGGTCGAGTCGGGACAGGCCCGCGGCGGCAACGTGGACGCCAACGGCACCACGATCACCCCGATCCTCGGCCCGGTCCTCAACGGCGTCGGCTTCGCGCGGATCACCGACACCGACGGCGGCGCGTACGACGGGGACACCACCCACGACCGCGCGGTGGGCCCCATGCAGTTCATCCCCTCCACCTGGGAGTGGTCCGGCCGCGACGGCAACGGCGACGGCAAGAAGGACCCCAACAACATCTACGACGCGGCCCTCGCGGCCGGCCACTACCTGTGCCGGTTCAACTGGGACCTGTCCGACCGTGCCGACCTCAGGCGCGCCATCCTCAGCTACAACAACTCGACGGACTATCTGAACACCGTCCTGTCGTGGCTGGAGTACTACCGCAAGGGCACCCACGAGGTCCCGGACGGCACGGGCTCGCTGCCCTCCGGCCGCAGCGACGGAAGCAGCGGCAACGGCGGCGCGAGCCCCGGTCCGACGTCCCCGGCCTCCACCCCGCCCGGCAAGCAGCACCAGGGCGGCGGCAGCACGAAGCCGAAGCCGCCCTCCACGACTCCGCCCGCGACCACCCCGCCCGCCACGACGCCTCCGGCGTCCCCGTCGCCCACGCCCACGCCCACCGAGACGGTGGACCACCTGGAGGACGCGGGCACCGGGAAGCTCACCGCGACCGCGGGCGACACCTTCGCCGAGAAGATCAGCGCCCGTACGGAGACCAAGGCCGGCAAGGCCGTCGCGAAGGTCCGGGTCCGGTTCACGATCACCGGCGACACCGACACGGTCTTCACCGGCGGTGAGAGCGTCGCGACCGTCGTCACCAACGCCTCCGGTGTGGCGACCGCGCCCGCCCTCAAGGCCGGTGAGAAGACGGGCGGCTTCAAGGTGCGCGCCACCGTCGTCGGCCGCACCGTCTCCGGCCTCGACTACGCGGCGACGGTCACCGCCCGCCAGGCGGACGCCCTCGCCCGCACCGCCGACACCGCGCTGACCTGCGTCCCGGGCGGCGAGTTCGCGGACCAGGTCGAGGTGAAGGCCACGTACAAGGGCGCCGTCGCGGACGGTGTCGCCGCCACCGCCACGCTCATCAAGGCGGCGGACGACGCGACCGAGAACGACAAGGGCCCCTACTTCAAGGACGCGGACGGCAAGACGGTACGCACCCTCGCGGGCCTCAAGACCGGCAAGGACGGCCTGCTGAAACTGCCGAAGCTGCACGCGGACGACACGGCGGGCACGTACCTGCTGCGGATCACCACGACCGGCGGCGCGACCCTGACCGTCGAGCTGAAGGTGGCTGCCGCCGCCTCGTAG
- a CDS encoding DUF4184 family protein, with protein MPFTLSHAAAVLPAVRADGSGRGRLVPAVLVAGSFAPDMTYYAASVLPQAMEFGDFTHSFTGVFTFDVLVAWALVGAWLVLREPLVALLPRSRQGRVGALLRCGAPRARPRPSLALWWYVSAVSGALTHVVWDAFTHLDRWGMRVLPVLGREIAGSPLYWYLQYGGSALAAVVIAVFLVVALRRQSGAGPVGVPVLSARDRALAGALIGGCAVVAAVRRATRWWDYWGSRAEPWELIPTVCFGAGAGLAVGFAAYAVAVRVWRPAAVRPGPAAARTGRGGPIRR; from the coding sequence TTGCCGTTCACTCTCAGCCATGCCGCGGCCGTCCTGCCGGCGGTGCGCGCCGACGGGTCCGGCCGGGGCCGACTGGTGCCGGCCGTGCTCGTGGCCGGTTCGTTCGCGCCCGACATGACCTATTACGCGGCGAGTGTGCTGCCGCAGGCAATGGAGTTCGGCGATTTCACGCACTCCTTCACCGGAGTGTTCACCTTCGACGTCCTGGTCGCCTGGGCGCTCGTGGGCGCCTGGCTCGTGCTGCGGGAGCCGCTGGTGGCGCTGCTGCCGCGGAGCCGGCAGGGCCGGGTCGGCGCCCTCCTGCGCTGCGGCGCGCCGCGCGCCCGGCCGCGTCCCTCGCTCGCCCTGTGGTGGTACGTGTCCGCGGTGTCCGGGGCGCTCACCCATGTCGTGTGGGACGCGTTCACGCATCTCGACCGGTGGGGGATGCGGGTCCTGCCCGTCCTGGGGCGGGAGATCGCGGGCTCGCCCCTGTACTGGTATCTGCAGTACGGCGGTTCGGCGCTCGCGGCCGTGGTGATCGCGGTGTTCCTGGTGGTGGCCCTGCGGCGGCAGTCCGGGGCCGGACCGGTGGGGGTGCCCGTGCTCTCGGCGCGTGACCGCGCGCTCGCGGGGGCCCTGATCGGCGGCTGCGCGGTGGTGGCGGCCGTGCGGCGGGCGACGCGGTGGTGGGACTACTGGGGGTCGCGGGCCGAGCCCTGGGAACTGATTCCCACCGTGTGCTTCGGGGCGGGGGCGGGGCTGGCCGTGGGGTTCGCGGCGTACGCCGTGGCGGTCAGGGTGTGGCGCCCGGCTGCGGTTCGTCCCGGCCCGGCAGCGGCTCGTACGGGGCGGGGCGGTCCGATTCGCCGCTGA
- the polA gene encoding DNA polymerase I, with amino-acid sequence MAETASKKTEKTSGGGRPRLMLMDGHSLAYRAFFALPAENFTTATGQPTNAIYGFASMLANTLRDESPTHFAVAFDVSRKTWRSEEFTEYKANRSKTPDEFKGQVELIGEVLDAMNAERFAVDGFEADDIIATLATQAEAEGFDVLIVTGDRDSFQLVSEHTTVLYPTKGVSELTRFTPEKVFEKYGLTPAQYPDFAALRGDPSDNLPGIPGVGEKTAAKWINQFGSFAELVERAEEVKGKAGQNFRDHLEAVKLNRRLTEMVRDVELPKAVPDLERAPYDRTALAMVLDTLEIRNPSLRERLLAVDPGAEQAEDAAPVAAGVAVDGAVLDAGELAPWLTEHGTTALGVATVDTWALGTGSVAEVALAAAGGAAAWFDPSQLDESDENAFARWIADADSPKVLHNAKAVMRVFAEHGWSVAGISMDTALAAYLVKPGRRSFDLDALSLEYLGRELAPAATADGQLAFGADEGAEADALMVQARAILDLGEAFGERLKEVGAADLLQDMELPTSELLARLERHGIAADRAHLEAMEQMFAGAVQQAVKEAHAAVGHEFNLGSPKQLQEVLFGELGLPKTKKTKTGYTTDADALAWLAAQTDHELPVIMLRHREQAKLRVTVEGLIKTIAADGRIHTTFHQTVAATGRLSSQDPNLQNIPVRTEEGRAIRRGFVVGEGFESLMTADYSQIELRVMAHLSEDEGLLAAFTSGEDLHTTVASQVFSVERDAVDAEMRRKIKAMSYGLAYGLSAFGLSQQLNIDAGEARGLMDTYFERFGGVRDYLRRAVDEARATGYTATLFGRRRYLPDLNSDNRQRREAAERMALNAPIQGTAADIVKIAMLHVDKALQEAGLKSRMLLQVHDEIVLEIAPGERAKAEDLVRREMAGAVRLRAPLDVSVGSGPDWESAAH; translated from the coding sequence GTGGCAGAGACAGCATCGAAGAAGACCGAGAAGACCTCCGGCGGGGGACGCCCGCGGCTGATGCTCATGGATGGGCATTCGCTGGCGTACCGCGCGTTCTTCGCGCTGCCCGCGGAGAATTTCACGACGGCGACGGGCCAGCCGACGAACGCGATCTACGGCTTCGCGTCGATGCTCGCCAACACGCTGCGCGACGAGTCGCCCACGCACTTCGCGGTGGCGTTCGACGTGTCGCGCAAGACGTGGCGCTCCGAGGAGTTCACGGAGTACAAGGCGAACAGATCGAAGACGCCCGACGAGTTCAAGGGCCAGGTCGAGCTGATCGGCGAGGTCCTGGACGCGATGAACGCCGAGCGGTTCGCCGTCGACGGCTTCGAGGCGGACGACATCATCGCCACGCTCGCCACGCAGGCCGAGGCCGAGGGCTTCGACGTGCTGATCGTCACCGGCGACCGCGACTCCTTCCAGCTGGTCTCGGAGCACACCACCGTGCTCTATCCGACCAAGGGCGTCTCCGAGCTGACCCGGTTCACTCCGGAGAAGGTCTTCGAGAAGTACGGCCTGACGCCCGCCCAGTACCCCGACTTCGCGGCCCTGCGCGGCGACCCGTCCGACAACCTGCCGGGCATCCCCGGCGTCGGTGAGAAGACCGCCGCGAAGTGGATCAACCAGTTCGGTTCGTTCGCGGAGCTGGTCGAGCGCGCCGAGGAGGTCAAGGGCAAGGCCGGGCAGAACTTCCGCGACCACCTGGAGGCGGTCAAGCTCAACCGCCGCCTCACCGAGATGGTGCGGGACGTCGAGCTGCCGAAGGCGGTGCCCGACCTGGAGCGCGCTCCGTACGACCGGACGGCCCTCGCGATGGTCCTGGACACCCTGGAGATCCGTAACCCGTCGCTGCGCGAGCGGCTGCTGGCCGTCGACCCCGGCGCTGAGCAGGCCGAGGACGCGGCGCCGGTCGCCGCGGGCGTGGCCGTGGACGGCGCGGTCCTCGACGCGGGCGAGCTGGCCCCCTGGCTCACCGAGCACGGCACGACCGCCCTCGGTGTCGCCACGGTCGACACCTGGGCGCTCGGTACGGGATCGGTCGCCGAGGTCGCCCTCGCCGCGGCCGGCGGGGCGGCGGCCTGGTTCGACCCGTCGCAGCTCGACGAGAGCGACGAGAACGCGTTCGCGCGCTGGATCGCCGACGCCGACAGCCCCAAGGTGCTGCACAACGCCAAGGCGGTCATGCGGGTCTTCGCCGAGCACGGCTGGAGCGTCGCGGGCATCTCCATGGACACCGCTCTCGCCGCCTACCTCGTCAAGCCGGGCCGGCGCTCCTTCGATCTGGACGCGCTGTCCCTCGAGTACCTCGGCCGGGAGCTGGCGCCCGCCGCGACCGCCGACGGGCAGCTCGCCTTCGGCGCCGACGAGGGCGCCGAGGCCGACGCCCTGATGGTGCAGGCGCGCGCCATCCTCGACCTGGGCGAAGCCTTCGGGGAGCGGCTCAAGGAGGTCGGCGCGGCCGACCTCCTCCAGGACATGGAGCTGCCCACCTCCGAACTGCTAGCCCGTCTGGAGCGGCACGGCATCGCGGCGGACAGGGCCCACCTGGAAGCCATGGAGCAGATGTTCGCGGGCGCGGTCCAGCAGGCCGTGAAGGAGGCGCACGCGGCGGTCGGACACGAGTTCAACCTCGGCTCGCCCAAGCAGCTCCAGGAAGTCCTCTTCGGTGAACTGGGCCTGCCCAAGACGAAGAAGACGAAGACCGGCTACACGACGGACGCCGACGCGCTCGCCTGGCTCGCCGCCCAGACCGACCACGAACTGCCGGTCATCATGCTCCGCCACCGCGAGCAGGCGAAGCTGCGGGTGACCGTCGAGGGCTTGATCAAGACGATCGCGGCCGACGGCCGCATCCACACCACGTTCCACCAGACGGTCGCCGCGACGGGCCGTCTCTCCTCGCAGGACCCGAACCTGCAGAACATCCCGGTCCGCACCGAGGAGGGCCGCGCGATCCGCCGCGGCTTCGTGGTCGGCGAGGGCTTCGAGTCCCTCATGACCGCCGACTACAGCCAGATCGAACTGCGCGTGATGGCCCACCTCTCGGAGGACGAGGGCCTGCTGGCGGCCTTCACGTCCGGCGAGGATCTGCACACCACCGTCGCCTCCCAGGTGTTCTCCGTCGAGCGCGACGCCGTCGACGCGGAGATGCGCCGCAAGATCAAGGCGATGTCGTACGGGCTGGCGTACGGGCTGTCCGCGTTCGGTCTCTCCCAGCAGCTCAACATCGACGCGGGCGAGGCGCGTGGCCTGATGGACACGTACTTCGAGCGCTTCGGAGGGGTCCGGGACTATCTGCGGCGGGCGGTCGACGAGGCGCGGGCCACCGGGTACACGGCGACGCTCTTCGGGCGCCGCCGCTACCTCCCCGACCTCAACAGCGACAACCGTCAGCGGCGTGAGGCGGCCGAGCGGATGGCGCTGAACGCGCCGATCCAGGGGACGGCGGCGGACATCGTCAAGATCGCGATGCTGCATGTGGACAAGGCGCTGCAGGAGGCGGGGCTGAAGTCCCGGATGCTCCTCCAGGTCCACGACGAAATCGTCCTGGAGATCGCTCCCGGGGAGCGCGCGAAGGCGGAGGACCTGGTCCGCCGGGAGATGGCCGGTGCGGTGCGGTTGCGGGCCCCCCTGGACGTCTCGGTGGGCTCGGGCCCCGACTGGGAATCGGCGGCACACTAA
- a CDS encoding SPW_0924 family protein has product MRALIAAATGLALAFALVLLVTAMGSPSGETSPKPLLTTVPSHP; this is encoded by the coding sequence ATGCGCGCTCTGATCGCCGCCGCGACCGGTCTGGCCCTCGCGTTCGCGCTGGTCCTCCTCGTCACGGCCATGGGATCACCGTCGGGCGAGACCTCACCGAAACCGCTGCTCACCACCGTCCCGAGCCACCCGTAG